The Halostagnicola larsenii XH-48 DNA segment GACGTGTTCGAAGACCGGACGTTATTCAAGCTCGACTGGGATGCGAGCCAGGACCACCTTTTCCAGTGTATCTTGGAACACGACGGACAAATACTGGGTGCGGCTGGAGCACCGGAAGGGTGGAATTTCGAGATACGATTCTCAGACCGCAAGGGATTGAGTCAGTGCCAGGACTGCTGTGAGGATGCGCATATCTCCCTGAAAATAACCCGTATATACAATCCAACGGACCCCGAGGCTGGTCCATGGTACGGCTTGAGTGAGCCCCAACGAGAAGCGCTCACGCTTGCCGTCCGATTGGGATACTACGACATACCACGGGGCTGTACGACCGCGGAGTTAGCCGACGAGCTCGGGATTTCCGATCAGGCAGTAACGGAGCGACTGCGTCGTGCCATTAGTACGTTCGGGAGGTACGCACTTCTCACTCCCGAGTCAGCGGCGCATGTGGACTGACTGTTTCCATTATACACCATGGGGCAGAACCAGGCAGTTGGACCTACGCTATGTGAGTATGGATAAGAGTCGAAAGCTGGGGACACGCGATATCCAGTCAATTGATGCGGTTTCCGGTTCTGCGGGGCGTGAGAGACAGATTTCTCCCGATACGGTTCTGTCGGCAGTAGCGAACGAACATCGACGTGCTATCCTCGACGCGTTGGACAACGCTTCCGAGAAGACACTGGCATACGATGTGCTCGTAGATCGCGTTGCAGACCGGGTTCAAGACAAAGACGCCAAACGGGAGTCAGACGAACACCGACAACGCGTCCGGATCGCACTTCACCATACCCATCTTCCAAAACTGGAGGAGGCTCGGATAATCGACTATGAGACTGAAATGGGTCACATCCAGTTTATTGGCGGTGAACTGGAACAGAAGATCCTGAGGTTGGTCGTGCCGTACGACATCCACGAGTGAAGGTATCGTTCAGTACAATGGAATGAGTCTACCATTCGACACCGAATTGTACTATCGTCTCAAGGGTCACCGGGCCACGGAATTTCGTCCGACCATACCACAATGGCACCGATAATGATACTGGATGCAATTATTATCAGTTGAAGTATCGGATTTATCGTTCCCTCATTGAGAGCCCCTGCACTGGTGGCGAGAATAAGTAAGAAAACGAAAACGGAGAAAAACAACAACGAACTCACCACCCAGCGCCAAAGATTACCCCACGGAACTTTCCCGAGATACTTTCCCATAGTTGGACGAACAGGTAGAATCACATAAATTTTCTCGGCAGCAAATACGCAGATGTAGTGAACAGTAGTTTACGAGAATAACCATCTAAATAGTGTTCAAAAAATAATAAATAGTACATATTGTGTCGGCGAATACAACTCAACATCGCGACTTTGTTTCAGCTTACCGACCTAGTCGACGGTCATGGTGATAGTCTCGGTGGTTTCAGCCCCCGTATTATCGGTGGCGGTCAACGTCACAGTATACTCACCGGGCTCGTCATAGCGGTGGGCGTTCCACCAGCCTTCGGCTGTCGTTCCGTCGCCAAACGTCCACTCCAGCGAGTCGATCCATCGCTCGTTGCCTGACGAGTTTTCAACCCGGAACGTAACCCGTTCGTTGACGGATGGGTTAGTTGTGCTTGCGGTGAGACGTGCGATCGGCTGCGTTAGATCCTCGACGGGAATCGTGATGGTATCTGTAGTCTCAGTTCCTTTGTTGTCGGTCGCGGTCAGCGTGACAGTGTACTCGCCGGGTTCGTCGTACTGGTGATCCGTCCACCATCCCGTCGCGGCGGTACCGTCACCCAGGTCCCACGCTAAGGAGTCAATCCACCGTTCGTTGCCCGACGTGTCCTCAACTCCAAAGCTAAGTCGTTCACCGATGGTGGCCTCCGTCGAGTCGGGACTGATACGCGCGATCGGGTGCTGGTCGGAAGGTGCCTCCGTTTCGTTGAGGTTAGACGTCACCGGAATCGTTGCTTCATCGTTAAGGTTCGACTCGGCGTCGGTGACCGATCCGGTCCCGAGGCGCAGATCGGAGTCTACTCCTGCAGCGATGTTGTTGAGGTACCCACGTTGGACGCCGGGCGCGCTGGCACTCCCCATGAGAACGACCGTTCCGCCTTCCTCTGCGAACGACGCGACGGCGGCGAGTTCGTTCTCGGTGAACGCAGACGCCGGGGTCGTGATGATGAGCGCACGGGCCTCGGCGAGTCGCTCGCTGGCGGCCGCCGTTGTAACATCGTTCACCTGCTCGAAGAGGACGTCTTGCCCTTCGAGATACCGCTGGTAGTACGCCGCATCCTCGTTCGATAGCGAATATTCGAGGTTGAACTGGCCGTGGCCACCCTCGATCAGCACCGGACCGTCCTCGCGGTCGCTCAGCTCGTTGATCAGTTCGGTCACGAAGGCGAAATTTTCGTACGTCGATGTGTCGACGGGGTAGTCTTCGGCCTCTTCGTATGTTTCACTGATGATCGGAGCGCCGAGATACGCCAGTCGAGCGTCGTAGTCGACGGCCGCCAGCGGAACGTCCCCCTCGTACGTCGTTTCGGCACCGCTTCGCGTTGCGCTCGAGGCTGCGAACACCGGGACGCGGTGGGGGGAGACGGGCCCTGCTGTCGTGACGATGCTTTCCGGGTTCGGGAAGAACAGGTCCTCGACGGGTCGGTCCCGAATGGGTGAGGAGTCGGAGGGATCGCTCTCGGACCAGACCCCGAGGCCGGCATCGCGGGCCGCGAACTCCGCGGCGAGGAACTCGTCGTGGCGAGCGAATCCGGAGCCATAGACGCGGGCGTGGCCTTCTTCGACGACTCGGCGGTTGTATAACGTGTCGCGTGTGCCGTCACCGGAGGCGTCGTAGGTGAGATAGCCGAGTACGCGGCCGTATTCGTCGCGAACGGGTTCGGTCGAATCGAACGAGAGTTCGACCGTATCACCGGAAGAGAGTTGTTCTCGGGCGAACGCCGTCGCCGCCTCGCCGGCCGATTCGAGGTAGTCATAGGACTCGATGCCCTCCCACTCCTCGGCGCGCTCGGTATTCGTCGCACTTCCCGTTTCGGGGGTATCGAATCCAAGCGTACGGATCGCTTCCTCCTGACCGTCTTCGAACGCCACATCGATCGTATCACCGTCTGTGACCTCTACAACCTCGACAGTGTAGGTTTTGTCGCGATCGAGTTCGAAGCCCAGTCCCTCCCGCTCCTCAAAGTATTCGAATTCGGTATTGAAGTTCGAGGTCGTTGGAACAAACTCCGCGTAGACGTTGTTCTCGGGGTCATAGACCTGGTCGTCGTTGAATCGGAACGGAGCATCGATCGCCGCTGCGATCTCGTTGAGATTGTCCGTCGCGTCGTAATTGCTGAAATCGGACTGATCGAATAGCAGAAGCGTTCCGCCGCCATTGACGTACGACGTAACGGCAGCGAGCTCGTTCTGGGTGAACGCAGATCCTTCAGGAGACGTAACGATGGCGGCGTCGGCGCCCCCAAGATCACTGGCCAGATCGGTGGTCCCCTCGACAGTGTAGCCGTTGGTTTCCGCATAGTCAATGAACGTACTAAACTCGTCGGTATCGTAGAACTGGCCGTGTCCCTCGTCGAAAACGACCGACTCGCCGTCGATTTCCTCATCGAAGACGTTTAGCAGGAACTCCTCGTTGCCGTAATTGAAGTCCGTGTCGTTCTGTACGATCGGTGCGCCGAACGCGACCGCGTTATCCGAACTCACGACGAGCGGAATCGACGTATCCTCGGGGTAGGAGACAGCGTCGTCGTTCCCGTCTTCGTCGCCGTTATACGCGGTTGGATCGGCCCACACGGCGATCAGTGAGTCGTCAGTCAGCGGCTCGCTCTCACTGTTTAAAATGCTCGCCGTTGAGTCGAACATCAGCGGCTGAATCGTCTCTCCCTCATCGGGCGTTTGAGCCCCGGTTACAGTTGTTCCGGAGATTGCTGTGGCACCTGTAACTCCTAATCCAGTCAGGAACATTCGTCGACGCATTGTGTCCCCCGATCTGGAGGGGGAGTACAAAATACTTGTTACGAAATACTTTCCATGATAAAATAGGACAACGGTCATCTCGATAGATCGGTACCGAACCAGCAAGTGATCTCTCCAACAGTGATTCAAACCCAACTCATCGCCCTGAAAGTCTGTTCTATAGGCGGTGCAGGACGAGAACCCCACCACAAAAGCCAAGGTTGTTCACGCGAACGTTCGAAGCTCCTGACGAGCAAGATACTCCCGAAACGGAGTACGACCTTTTACACCTTATCTTTGCTCTCCGTTAGGGAAGTAACACGCTGCTCGGTGCGTCTTGTCCCCCGCTTGGTCAATGCTCGGCTCGGCTTCCAAACACGTTTCCTGAGCCTTCGGACAGCGCGGGGCGAACGCACACCCAGATGGGAGATCGACCGGATCCGGCGGCTCTCCGTCGAGCAGGACGCGAGTTCGGTCAGTAGTCGGATCCTTCTCGGGTGCAGCCGAAAGCAGCGACGTGGTGTAGGGGTGTTTCGGGTTGGATGCGATTCGGTCGACATCTCCCTGCTCGATGATTCGCCCAAGATACATAATGGCCAGCCGGTCCGAGACCTGCATCAGGCTCGCGAGGTCGTGAGAGATGTAGACGATACCCAGATCTTCGATGTCGGCCAATCCCCGCAACAGGTTCAATAGATTGACCTTCAGCGACACGTCCAGCATCGACGCCGGTTCGTCGCAGATAAGGAAATCGGGATCCAGTACCAGCGCCTTGGCGACCGCCACTCGCTGGCGCTGGCCGCCGGAGAGTTCGTGCGGATAACTGTCGAGGAATTTCTGGGCGGGGGTCAGTCCAACCTTCTCGAGCGTTTCGACGATGGCGTGCTCTTGTTCGTCCGTTCGATAGTCGTGGATCGTCAGCGGCTCGCCGACAAGCTGACGGACGGTCTGGCGCGGGTTGAGCGAGTCGAAGGGATCCTGAAAGATGATCTGGACGTTCCGTCTGAACGACTGCAGGTTGCCGTCCTGATAGTGCTCGTAGGGATCACCATCGAACACCATCTCGCCGCCGGTCGGATCCTCGAGCAGAGCCATCGTTTCGCCCAGTGTTGACTTGCCGCAACCGCTCTCGCCGGCGATGCCAAGAACTTCCGATCGGCGGACGGAAAGCGAGACTCCGTCGACTGCCTTCACGTAGTCGGGTTCCTCGCCGCGGACCTTACTCAACAACGGCTGACTCTGCTCGTAGTGTTTTTCCAGATTATCGGTCTCGAGGATGACTTCGCCTCGCTCGGAGTCGACACTGCTCGTGTCGGGGATGTCCCATGTCTCCGGTTCATCAGCATCCCGTCGGAGTTGGGCCGCTTCCTTGACGCGGTGACATGCCGACCGGTGGTTTCGGTTTGGAAGATCGATCAACTCCGGGTGAGACTCTCGGCAGTCGTCCGTGGCGAACGGACACCGCCTCTCGAAGACGCAGGCCGTCGGTTCCCGATTCAGGTTCGGCGGCGAGCCGGGAATCGCGACGGGATCTTCGTCTTCCGCGTCGATCTCGGGAAAGGAGTTCTTCAGACCCATCGTGTACGGATTCGTCGGATTGACAAGCACGTTGTCGACGCTCCCCTGTTCCATTACTTTCCCGCCGTAGAGGATCGACAGTGCGTCGCACGTCTCCGCGATGACGCCGATCTCGTGGGTGATAAGCAACAGCGAGCTGTCCATCCGCTCTTGAATCTCGAGGATCTTGTCGATGATTTTGTCTTGGACGATGACATCGAGCCCGGTCGTCGGTTCGTCGGCGATGATGAGGTCTGGCTCGAGGGCGAGCGCCATCGCGATGGTAACTCGTTGGCGCATCCCGCCGGAGAACTCGTGCGGATACTCGTCGATTCGATCGGGATCGAGACCGACGATATCGAACAGTTCGCGGACGCGATCACGCGCCTTCGAGTCCGTGACGTTACGATGGGTGTGAATCGCCTGTGCGATCTGAGCGCCGGTCGTCATAACGGGGTCCAGCGAGTCCATCGCGCTCTGGGGGATGTAGGCGATGTCCTCCCAGAGGATATCTCGACGCTCGGCATCGGTCAACGAGGTGAGATCGGTTCCGTTGAACTCGAGGGTGCCGCTCTCGACGGTTCCATTCCGTGGAAGCAAGCCGAGCAGCGCCTCCGCGACGGTGGACTTCCCGGAGCCGGACTCCCCGGCGAGGCCGTAGTTAACGCCTTCTTCGATACTAAACGAGACGTCATTGACGGCGTGGATTGTTTCGTCGTCGGTCGCGTACGTGACTTTCAGGTCTTCGACGTTGAGTAGTGTCATTGGTCGGTCTGAATTTCTGGGTTGATGACTTCCTCGTAGGCTCGTCCGATGAGGAACACCGAGGTGGTTATCGCAGCGATACCGATGGCAGGCGGAAGCACCCACCACCACGCGACTCGTATGTTGCCCGACTCGAACACCTGTCTGAGCATCCGACCCCAGCTAGTCATCGTCGGATCTCCGAAGCCGAGGAACGCGAGACTCGCCTGTGCAGCAACCGCCCAGGCGACGCCGTAGGCTGTGTAGAGAAAGCCGATCGGCAAGACGTTCGGTGCGACGTGATACACCATCGTCCGCAGGTCGCTCGCACCGCTGGCTCGTGCGGATTTGACGAACGTTCGTTCGCGGACTGACAGCA contains these protein-coding regions:
- a CDS encoding helix-turn-helix domain-containing protein; amino-acid sequence: MSVITEIRVPSDDFELGQILSLEQASAIELETLVPSGDATVPLFWVYEPVENGFLDTVERYPTVNSVTEMDVFEDRTLFKLDWDASQDHLFQCILEHDGQILGAAGAPEGWNFEIRFSDRKGLSQCQDCCEDAHISLKITRIYNPTDPEAGPWYGLSEPQREALTLAVRLGYYDIPRGCTTAELADELGISDQAVTERLRRAISTFGRYALLTPESAAHVD
- a CDS encoding DUF7344 domain-containing protein, with the translated sequence MDKSRKLGTRDIQSIDAVSGSAGRERQISPDTVLSAVANEHRRAILDALDNASEKTLAYDVLVDRVADRVQDKDAKRESDEHRQRVRIALHHTHLPKLEEARIIDYETEMGHIQFIGGELEQKILRLVVPYDIHE
- a CDS encoding PKD domain-containing protein; the protein is MFDSTASILNSESEPLTDDSLIAVWADPTAYNGDEDGNDDAVSYPEDTSIPLVVSSDNAVAFGAPIVQNDTDFNYGNEEFLLNVFDEEIDGESVVFDEGHGQFYDTDEFSTFIDYAETNGYTVEGTTDLASDLGGADAAIVTSPEGSAFTQNELAAVTSYVNGGGTLLLFDQSDFSNYDATDNLNEIAAAIDAPFRFNDDQVYDPENNVYAEFVPTTSNFNTEFEYFEEREGLGFELDRDKTYTVEVVEVTDGDTIDVAFEDGQEEAIRTLGFDTPETGSATNTERAEEWEGIESYDYLESAGEAATAFAREQLSSGDTVELSFDSTEPVRDEYGRVLGYLTYDASGDGTRDTLYNRRVVEEGHARVYGSGFARHDEFLAAEFAARDAGLGVWSESDPSDSSPIRDRPVEDLFFPNPESIVTTAGPVSPHRVPVFAASSATRSGAETTYEGDVPLAAVDYDARLAYLGAPIISETYEEAEDYPVDTSTYENFAFVTELINELSDREDGPVLIEGGHGQFNLEYSLSNEDAAYYQRYLEGQDVLFEQVNDVTTAAASERLAEARALIITTPASAFTENELAAVASFAEEGGTVVLMGSASAPGVQRGYLNNIAAGVDSDLRLGTGSVTDAESNLNDEATIPVTSNLNETEAPSDQHPIARISPDSTEATIGERLSFGVEDTSGNERWIDSLAWDLGDGTAATGWWTDHQYDEPGEYTVTLTATDNKGTETTDTITIPVEDLTQPIARLTASTTNPSVNERVTFRVENSSGNERWIDSLEWTFGDGTTAEGWWNAHRYDEPGEYTVTLTATDNTGAETTETITMTVD